One window from the genome of Sebastes umbrosus isolate fSebUmb1 chromosome 12, fSebUmb1.pri, whole genome shotgun sequence encodes:
- the kdm4ab gene encoding lysine-specific demethylase 4A isoform X1, with protein MASDAVSQNHGSKGIMTFYPTPEEFKNFTRYIAYIESQGAHKAGLAKIVPPKDWKPRDSYDDIDDLVIPAPIQQVVTGQSGLFTQYNIQRKAMTVREFRKVANSDRFCSPHYGDFEELERKYWKNVTFNPPIYGADVNGSLYGPEIKEWNICHLDTILDTVESESGITIEGVNTPYLYFGMWKTTFAWHTEDMDLYSINYLHFGEPKSWYCVPPEHGKRLERLAKGFFPGSSQNCEAFLRHKMTLISPSILKKYGIPFDKITQRAGEFMVTFPYAYHAGFNHGFNCAESTNFATERWIEYGKQAVLCSCRKDMVKISMDVFVKKYQPDRYEQWLAGRDVSPIDHTRPTPEAKEFLGDTYNDNSNSNSMESCGEDGERKGATQRIETKRHRVCLEVPEEVVPKDEDEEDVVQYGKRPRLSLLPPRFTSQDGKRSKGPPKLVVTPTKLTLLDPFHRGLTQSNSDVSRTPHYTKTRAPAISSQSKPRNGHLSVSTLPSWTEATAQPARKMGVASLLFHRTLSPKDALQVHSYTLEKQQQQQPHTQLQVHSYAKEHLPRHLQHKTCTPSHTQVQPSPQPSPQPSPQPSPQPELKIILTRAAPIESEAESLEELDQKEDKPEIPTPVEDQAEEEKPEVEPTSKSAASPTQTPLRELSKTETEAPKINKRKSNQAPLVDSGIVVLNDTIPVRKPVHDEVKPIAQNHYLQQVSEEQSYCKSVVKKQQQQAQLCKLPRHHPLIREANSDDDEFIDEEFDQEEKEDWAKPLAQLWQCRPYNPQAERKYNKNMGQQAPYCSICLIFHTYHQSESSSGSADVMLVNRPGGRQWSKPLIPEMCFNTQSSKTNDNGEAQLSHPHIAEDGTSRLVSCAQCCVRVHTSCYGVSGDEAELDDWLCARCDAGAITEDCCLCSLRGGALQRANNDKWVHVLCAITVLEARFVNITERGPIDLSAIPLPRFKLKCSYCRKRMKREVNGCCVQCSHGRCSTAFHPTCAQAAGMLMHPDDWPFIVFITCHRHKSPVIPERNKASMRELAVKQRVICKNKNGRYYHSEVVELTTATFYEVVFDDGSYSDNLFPEDIENRDCVRLGPPTKGDAVKVRWTDGLLYGAKFMTSHSIPMYLVEFEDGSQMTVKREDIYALDENLPKRVKSRMSVASDMRFELFSQGDVKENTKRQRVINSRYREDFIEPVIYRTIME; from the exons ATGGCGTCAGATGCGGTTTCCCAAAACCATGGTTCCAAGGGGATCATGACTTTTTACCCCACTCCTGAGGAATTCAAGAACTTCACCCGCTACATTGCATATATCGAGTCCCAGGGAGCACATAAAGCAGGCCTGGCTAAA ATTGTCCCACCAAAGGACTGGAAACCCAGAGACTCTTATGACGATATAGACGATTTAGTGATCCCTGCACCCATTCAGCAGGTGGTGACGGGCCAGTCGGGCCTTTTCACACAATACAACATTCAGAGGAAGGCCATGACCGTGAGAGAGTTTCGCAAGGTTGCCAACAGTGACCG GTTCTGTAGTCCGCATTATGGTGACTTTGAGGAGCTGGAAAGGAAGTACTGGAAGAATGTGACATTTAACCCTCCCATATATGGGGCAGATGTTAATGGATCTCTTTATGGCCCC GAAATCAAGGAGTGGAATATTTGCCATCTGGACACCATTTTGGATACTGTCGAAAGTGAAAGCGGCATCACTATTGAGGGTGTTAATACACCCTACTTGTATTTTGGCATGTGGAAAACCACCTTTGCATGGCACACTGAGGACATGGATCTCTACAGTATCAACTACTTGCACTTCGGAGAACCCAAATCATG GTACTGTGTTCCTCCAGAGCATGGGAAAAGATTGGAGCGTTTGGCTAAAG GGTTCTTTCCTGGTAGTTCCCAAAATTGTGAGGCCTTTTTGAGGCACAAGATGACTCTCATCTCTCCCTCTATACTGAAGAAGTATGGTATTCCGTTTGACAAG ATTACTCAGAGGGCTGGTGAGTTCATGGTAACTTTCCCCTATGCCTATCATGCTGGTTTCAACCACGGCTTCAACTGTGCAGAATCCACCAACTTTGCCACAGAGCGATGGATTGAGTACGGCAAGCAAGCAGTTTTG TGCTCATGCCGTAAAGACATGGTGAAGATTTCCATGGATGTATTTGTCAAGAAATACCAGCCAGATCGCTATGAACAGTGGCTGGCAGGGCGCGATGTGTCGCCCATTGACCACACGCGGCCCACCCCAGAGGCGAAGGAGTTCCTGGGGGATACCTATAATgacaacagtaacagtaactcCATGGAGAGCTGCGGGGAGGATGGAGAGCGGAAGGG AGCTACACAGAGGATTGAGACCAAGAGACACCGAGTGTGTCTGGAGGTGCCTGAGGAGGTTGTTCCCaaggatgaagatgaggaagatGTGGTGCAGTATGGGAAGCGTCCCAGGCTAAGTCTTTTGCCTCCACGTTTTACGTCACAAGATGGCAAGAGAAGTAAAG GCCCACCAAAGTTGGTTGTCACCCCAACCAAGCTCACTTTATTGGATCCGTTTCACAGAGGCCTGACCCAAAGTAACAGTGATGTAAGCCGTACCCCACATTATACCAAGACTCGCGCACCTGCGATCTCGTCTCAGTCCAAGCCCAGAAACGGACATCTATCGGTTTCAACGCTGCCTTCGTGGACAGAAGCCACCGCTCAGCCTGCCCGCAAAATGGGGGTAGCCAGCCTGCTCTTCCACAGGACTCTGAGTCCAAAAGACGCTCTTCAAGTGCACAGCTACACTCtagaaaagcagcagcagcagcagccccacacacagctgcaggTGCACAGCTATGCCAAAGAGCATCTACCCCGTCATCTCCAGCACAAAACCTGTACACCGTCACACACGCAGGTTCAGCCCTCGCCACAGCCCTCGCCACAGCCTTCGCCACAGCCCTCGCCACAGCCGGAATTAAAGATTATTCTTACCAGAGCGGCACCGATTGAATCGGAAGCGGAGAGCCTTGAAGAGCTGGACCAAAAGGAGGACAAACCTGAAATACCAACGCCTGTTGAGGATCAGGCTGAAGAGGAGAAGCCTGAAGTTGAGCCCACCAGCAAGTCTGCTGCCTCTCCGACTCAAACGCCACTCAGAGAGTTGAGTAAAACAGAGACGGAGGCCCCCAAGATCAACAAGCGAAag AGTAACCAAGCCCCACTTGTGGATAGTGGCATTGTCGTCCTGAATGACACCATTCCCGTCAGGAAACCAGTCCATGATGAGGTGAAGCCGATCGCTCAGAATCATTAC CTCCAGCAGGTGTCAGAAGAGCAGTCGTACTGCAAGTCAGTTGTGAAGAAGCAACAGCAGCAGGCTCAGCTCTGTAAGCTGCCCCGTCATCACCCTCTAATCAGAGAGGCGAACAGTGACGACG ATGAGTTCATAGATGAGGAGTTTGAtcaagaggagaaggaggactgGGCAAAGCCGCTAGCCCAGCTGTGGCAGTGTCGGCCATATAACCCTCAGGCAGAGAGGAAGTACAACAAGAACATGGGCCAGCAGGCCCCCTACTGCTCCATCTGCCTGATCTTCCACACCTACCATCAG tCTGAGTCCAGTAGTGGGAGTGCCGACGTGATGTTGGTGAACCGTCCTGGGGGCCGCCAGTGGTCCAAGCCACTCATCCCTGAAATGTGTTTCAACACCCAGTCTAGCAAGACGAATGATAACGGGGAGGCACAGCTGTCTCACCCTCATATAGCGGAAGACGGGACCAGCCGGCTGGTCAGCTGTGCTCAGTGCTGCGTCCGCGTACATACCA GTTGCTACGGTGTGTCTGGGGATGAAGCAGAGCTAGACGACTGGCTGTGCGCCCGCTGTGACGCTGGGGCCATCACAGAG GACTGCTGTCTGTGCTCCTTGAGAGGCGGTGCTCTTCAGAGAGCCAACAATGACAA GTGGGTTCATGTGCTGTGTGCCATCACTGTGCTGGAAGCTCGCTTTGTCAACATCACTGAGCGAGGCCCCATTGACCTCTCTGCAATCCCACTGCCACGGTTCAAACTG AAGTGTTCATACTGCAGGAAACGGATGAAGAGGGAGGTGAATGGCTGCTGTGTCCAGTGCTCCCACGGGCGCTGCTCGACGGCGTTTCACCCCACCTGCGCTCAGGCAGCTGGTATGCTCATGCACCCGGATGACTGGCCGTTCATTGTCTTCATCACCTGCCACAGACACAAATCGCCCGTCATACCTGAG CGCAACAAGGCGTCCATGCGCGAGCTGGCAGTCAAGCAGAGGGTgatctgtaaaaacaaaaacggtCGTTACTACCACAGCGAGGTGGTGGAGCTGACCACGGCCACCTTCTACGAGGTTGTGTTCGACGACGGCTCCTACAGCGACAACCTCTTCCCAGAGGACATCGAG AACCGCGACTGCGTCCGGCTCGGTCCACCCACCAAAGGTGATGCTGTTAAAGTGCGATGGACAGATGGGTTGTTATACGGAGCCAAGTTCATGACGTCGCACTCCATCCCTATGTACCTG GTGGAGTTTGAGGATGGATCACAAATGACCGTAAAGCGAGAAGACATCTACGCTCTAGATGAGAATCTGCCCAAACGAGTCAAGTCACGAATG TCGGTGGCGTCAGACATGCGTTTCGAGCTCTTCTCGCAGGGCGACGTCAAAGAGAACACCAAAAGGCAACGGGTCATCAACTCTCGGTACAGAGAGGACTTCATCGAGCCCGTCATTTACCGAACCATCATGGAGTGA
- the kdm4ab gene encoding lysine-specific demethylase 4A isoform X2 produces MASDAVSQNHGSKGIMTFYPTPEEFKNFTRYIAYIESQGAHKAGLAKIVPPKDWKPRDSYDDIDDLVIPAPIQQVVTGQSGLFTQYNIQRKAMTVREFRKVANSDRFCSPHYGDFEELERKYWKNVTFNPPIYGADVNGSLYGPEIKEWNICHLDTILDTVESESGITIEGVNTPYLYFGMWKTTFAWHTEDMDLYSINYLHFGEPKSWYCVPPEHGKRLERLAKGFFPGSSQNCEAFLRHKMTLISPSILKKYGIPFDKITQRAGEFMVTFPYAYHAGFNHGFNCAESTNFATERWIEYGKQAVLCSCRKDMVKISMDVFVKKYQPDRYEQWLAGRDVSPIDHTRPTPEAKEFLGDTYNDNSNSNSMESCGEDGERKGATQRIETKRHRVCLEVPEEVVPKDEDEEDVVQYGKRPRLSLLPPRFTSQDGKRSKGPPKLVVTPTKLTLLDPFHRGLTQSNSDVSRTPHYTKTRAPAISSQSKPRNGHLSVSTLPSWTEATAQPARKMGVASLLFHRTLSPKDALQVHSYTLEKQQQQQPHTQLQVHSYAKEHLPRHLQHKTCTPSHTQVQPSPQPSPQPSPQPSPQPELKIILTRAAPIESEAESLEELDQKEDKPEIPTPVEDQAEEEKPEVEPTSKSAASPTQTPLRELSKTETEAPKINKRKSNQAPLVDSGIVVLNDTIPVRKPVHDEVKPIAQNHYQVSEEQSYCKSVVKKQQQQAQLCKLPRHHPLIREANSDDDEFIDEEFDQEEKEDWAKPLAQLWQCRPYNPQAERKYNKNMGQQAPYCSICLIFHTYHQSESSSGSADVMLVNRPGGRQWSKPLIPEMCFNTQSSKTNDNGEAQLSHPHIAEDGTSRLVSCAQCCVRVHTSCYGVSGDEAELDDWLCARCDAGAITEDCCLCSLRGGALQRANNDKWVHVLCAITVLEARFVNITERGPIDLSAIPLPRFKLKCSYCRKRMKREVNGCCVQCSHGRCSTAFHPTCAQAAGMLMHPDDWPFIVFITCHRHKSPVIPERNKASMRELAVKQRVICKNKNGRYYHSEVVELTTATFYEVVFDDGSYSDNLFPEDIENRDCVRLGPPTKGDAVKVRWTDGLLYGAKFMTSHSIPMYLVEFEDGSQMTVKREDIYALDENLPKRVKSRMSVASDMRFELFSQGDVKENTKRQRVINSRYREDFIEPVIYRTIME; encoded by the exons ATGGCGTCAGATGCGGTTTCCCAAAACCATGGTTCCAAGGGGATCATGACTTTTTACCCCACTCCTGAGGAATTCAAGAACTTCACCCGCTACATTGCATATATCGAGTCCCAGGGAGCACATAAAGCAGGCCTGGCTAAA ATTGTCCCACCAAAGGACTGGAAACCCAGAGACTCTTATGACGATATAGACGATTTAGTGATCCCTGCACCCATTCAGCAGGTGGTGACGGGCCAGTCGGGCCTTTTCACACAATACAACATTCAGAGGAAGGCCATGACCGTGAGAGAGTTTCGCAAGGTTGCCAACAGTGACCG GTTCTGTAGTCCGCATTATGGTGACTTTGAGGAGCTGGAAAGGAAGTACTGGAAGAATGTGACATTTAACCCTCCCATATATGGGGCAGATGTTAATGGATCTCTTTATGGCCCC GAAATCAAGGAGTGGAATATTTGCCATCTGGACACCATTTTGGATACTGTCGAAAGTGAAAGCGGCATCACTATTGAGGGTGTTAATACACCCTACTTGTATTTTGGCATGTGGAAAACCACCTTTGCATGGCACACTGAGGACATGGATCTCTACAGTATCAACTACTTGCACTTCGGAGAACCCAAATCATG GTACTGTGTTCCTCCAGAGCATGGGAAAAGATTGGAGCGTTTGGCTAAAG GGTTCTTTCCTGGTAGTTCCCAAAATTGTGAGGCCTTTTTGAGGCACAAGATGACTCTCATCTCTCCCTCTATACTGAAGAAGTATGGTATTCCGTTTGACAAG ATTACTCAGAGGGCTGGTGAGTTCATGGTAACTTTCCCCTATGCCTATCATGCTGGTTTCAACCACGGCTTCAACTGTGCAGAATCCACCAACTTTGCCACAGAGCGATGGATTGAGTACGGCAAGCAAGCAGTTTTG TGCTCATGCCGTAAAGACATGGTGAAGATTTCCATGGATGTATTTGTCAAGAAATACCAGCCAGATCGCTATGAACAGTGGCTGGCAGGGCGCGATGTGTCGCCCATTGACCACACGCGGCCCACCCCAGAGGCGAAGGAGTTCCTGGGGGATACCTATAATgacaacagtaacagtaactcCATGGAGAGCTGCGGGGAGGATGGAGAGCGGAAGGG AGCTACACAGAGGATTGAGACCAAGAGACACCGAGTGTGTCTGGAGGTGCCTGAGGAGGTTGTTCCCaaggatgaagatgaggaagatGTGGTGCAGTATGGGAAGCGTCCCAGGCTAAGTCTTTTGCCTCCACGTTTTACGTCACAAGATGGCAAGAGAAGTAAAG GCCCACCAAAGTTGGTTGTCACCCCAACCAAGCTCACTTTATTGGATCCGTTTCACAGAGGCCTGACCCAAAGTAACAGTGATGTAAGCCGTACCCCACATTATACCAAGACTCGCGCACCTGCGATCTCGTCTCAGTCCAAGCCCAGAAACGGACATCTATCGGTTTCAACGCTGCCTTCGTGGACAGAAGCCACCGCTCAGCCTGCCCGCAAAATGGGGGTAGCCAGCCTGCTCTTCCACAGGACTCTGAGTCCAAAAGACGCTCTTCAAGTGCACAGCTACACTCtagaaaagcagcagcagcagcagccccacacacagctgcaggTGCACAGCTATGCCAAAGAGCATCTACCCCGTCATCTCCAGCACAAAACCTGTACACCGTCACACACGCAGGTTCAGCCCTCGCCACAGCCCTCGCCACAGCCTTCGCCACAGCCCTCGCCACAGCCGGAATTAAAGATTATTCTTACCAGAGCGGCACCGATTGAATCGGAAGCGGAGAGCCTTGAAGAGCTGGACCAAAAGGAGGACAAACCTGAAATACCAACGCCTGTTGAGGATCAGGCTGAAGAGGAGAAGCCTGAAGTTGAGCCCACCAGCAAGTCTGCTGCCTCTCCGACTCAAACGCCACTCAGAGAGTTGAGTAAAACAGAGACGGAGGCCCCCAAGATCAACAAGCGAAag AGTAACCAAGCCCCACTTGTGGATAGTGGCATTGTCGTCCTGAATGACACCATTCCCGTCAGGAAACCAGTCCATGATGAGGTGAAGCCGATCGCTCAGAATCATTAC CAGGTGTCAGAAGAGCAGTCGTACTGCAAGTCAGTTGTGAAGAAGCAACAGCAGCAGGCTCAGCTCTGTAAGCTGCCCCGTCATCACCCTCTAATCAGAGAGGCGAACAGTGACGACG ATGAGTTCATAGATGAGGAGTTTGAtcaagaggagaaggaggactgGGCAAAGCCGCTAGCCCAGCTGTGGCAGTGTCGGCCATATAACCCTCAGGCAGAGAGGAAGTACAACAAGAACATGGGCCAGCAGGCCCCCTACTGCTCCATCTGCCTGATCTTCCACACCTACCATCAG tCTGAGTCCAGTAGTGGGAGTGCCGACGTGATGTTGGTGAACCGTCCTGGGGGCCGCCAGTGGTCCAAGCCACTCATCCCTGAAATGTGTTTCAACACCCAGTCTAGCAAGACGAATGATAACGGGGAGGCACAGCTGTCTCACCCTCATATAGCGGAAGACGGGACCAGCCGGCTGGTCAGCTGTGCTCAGTGCTGCGTCCGCGTACATACCA GTTGCTACGGTGTGTCTGGGGATGAAGCAGAGCTAGACGACTGGCTGTGCGCCCGCTGTGACGCTGGGGCCATCACAGAG GACTGCTGTCTGTGCTCCTTGAGAGGCGGTGCTCTTCAGAGAGCCAACAATGACAA GTGGGTTCATGTGCTGTGTGCCATCACTGTGCTGGAAGCTCGCTTTGTCAACATCACTGAGCGAGGCCCCATTGACCTCTCTGCAATCCCACTGCCACGGTTCAAACTG AAGTGTTCATACTGCAGGAAACGGATGAAGAGGGAGGTGAATGGCTGCTGTGTCCAGTGCTCCCACGGGCGCTGCTCGACGGCGTTTCACCCCACCTGCGCTCAGGCAGCTGGTATGCTCATGCACCCGGATGACTGGCCGTTCATTGTCTTCATCACCTGCCACAGACACAAATCGCCCGTCATACCTGAG CGCAACAAGGCGTCCATGCGCGAGCTGGCAGTCAAGCAGAGGGTgatctgtaaaaacaaaaacggtCGTTACTACCACAGCGAGGTGGTGGAGCTGACCACGGCCACCTTCTACGAGGTTGTGTTCGACGACGGCTCCTACAGCGACAACCTCTTCCCAGAGGACATCGAG AACCGCGACTGCGTCCGGCTCGGTCCACCCACCAAAGGTGATGCTGTTAAAGTGCGATGGACAGATGGGTTGTTATACGGAGCCAAGTTCATGACGTCGCACTCCATCCCTATGTACCTG GTGGAGTTTGAGGATGGATCACAAATGACCGTAAAGCGAGAAGACATCTACGCTCTAGATGAGAATCTGCCCAAACGAGTCAAGTCACGAATG TCGGTGGCGTCAGACATGCGTTTCGAGCTCTTCTCGCAGGGCGACGTCAAAGAGAACACCAAAAGGCAACGGGTCATCAACTCTCGGTACAGAGAGGACTTCATCGAGCCCGTCATTTACCGAACCATCATGGAGTGA
- the kdm4ab gene encoding lysine-specific demethylase 4A isoform X3 → MASDAVSQNHGSKGIMTFYPTPEEFKNFTRYIAYIESQGAHKAGLAKIVPPKDWKPRDSYDDIDDLVIPAPIQQVVTGQSGLFTQYNIQRKAMTVREFRKVANSDRFCSPHYGDFEELERKYWKNVTFNPPIYGADVNGSLYGPEIKEWNICHLDTILDTVESESGITIEGVNTPYLYFGMWKTTFAWHTEDMDLYSINYLHFGEPKSWYCVPPEHGKRLERLAKGFFPGSSQNCEAFLRHKMTLISPSILKKYGIPFDKITQRAGEFMVTFPYAYHAGFNHGFNCAESTNFATERWIEYGKQAVLCSCRKDMVKISMDVFVKKYQPDRYEQWLAGRDVSPIDHTRPTPEAKEFLGDTYNDNSNSNSMESCGEDGERKGATQRIETKRHRVCLEVPEEVVPKDEDEEDVVQYGKRPRLSLLPPRFTSQDGKRSKGPPKLVVTPTKLTLLDPFHRGLTQSNSDVSRTPHYTKTRAPAISSQSKPRNGHLSVSTLPSWTEATAQPARKMGVASLLFHRTLSPKDALQVHSYTLEKQQQQQPHTQLQVHSYAKEHLPRHLQHKTCTPSHTQVQPSPQPSPQPSPQPSPQPELKIILTRAAPIESEAESLEELDQKEDKPEIPTPVEDQAEEEKPEVEPTSKSAASPTQTPLRELSKTETEAPKINKRKSNQAPLVDSGIVVLNDTIPVRKPVHDEVKPIAQNHYVSEEQSYCKSVVKKQQQQAQLCKLPRHHPLIREANSDDDEFIDEEFDQEEKEDWAKPLAQLWQCRPYNPQAERKYNKNMGQQAPYCSICLIFHTYHQSESSSGSADVMLVNRPGGRQWSKPLIPEMCFNTQSSKTNDNGEAQLSHPHIAEDGTSRLVSCAQCCVRVHTSCYGVSGDEAELDDWLCARCDAGAITEDCCLCSLRGGALQRANNDKWVHVLCAITVLEARFVNITERGPIDLSAIPLPRFKLKCSYCRKRMKREVNGCCVQCSHGRCSTAFHPTCAQAAGMLMHPDDWPFIVFITCHRHKSPVIPERNKASMRELAVKQRVICKNKNGRYYHSEVVELTTATFYEVVFDDGSYSDNLFPEDIENRDCVRLGPPTKGDAVKVRWTDGLLYGAKFMTSHSIPMYLVEFEDGSQMTVKREDIYALDENLPKRVKSRMSVASDMRFELFSQGDVKENTKRQRVINSRYREDFIEPVIYRTIME, encoded by the exons ATGGCGTCAGATGCGGTTTCCCAAAACCATGGTTCCAAGGGGATCATGACTTTTTACCCCACTCCTGAGGAATTCAAGAACTTCACCCGCTACATTGCATATATCGAGTCCCAGGGAGCACATAAAGCAGGCCTGGCTAAA ATTGTCCCACCAAAGGACTGGAAACCCAGAGACTCTTATGACGATATAGACGATTTAGTGATCCCTGCACCCATTCAGCAGGTGGTGACGGGCCAGTCGGGCCTTTTCACACAATACAACATTCAGAGGAAGGCCATGACCGTGAGAGAGTTTCGCAAGGTTGCCAACAGTGACCG GTTCTGTAGTCCGCATTATGGTGACTTTGAGGAGCTGGAAAGGAAGTACTGGAAGAATGTGACATTTAACCCTCCCATATATGGGGCAGATGTTAATGGATCTCTTTATGGCCCC GAAATCAAGGAGTGGAATATTTGCCATCTGGACACCATTTTGGATACTGTCGAAAGTGAAAGCGGCATCACTATTGAGGGTGTTAATACACCCTACTTGTATTTTGGCATGTGGAAAACCACCTTTGCATGGCACACTGAGGACATGGATCTCTACAGTATCAACTACTTGCACTTCGGAGAACCCAAATCATG GTACTGTGTTCCTCCAGAGCATGGGAAAAGATTGGAGCGTTTGGCTAAAG GGTTCTTTCCTGGTAGTTCCCAAAATTGTGAGGCCTTTTTGAGGCACAAGATGACTCTCATCTCTCCCTCTATACTGAAGAAGTATGGTATTCCGTTTGACAAG ATTACTCAGAGGGCTGGTGAGTTCATGGTAACTTTCCCCTATGCCTATCATGCTGGTTTCAACCACGGCTTCAACTGTGCAGAATCCACCAACTTTGCCACAGAGCGATGGATTGAGTACGGCAAGCAAGCAGTTTTG TGCTCATGCCGTAAAGACATGGTGAAGATTTCCATGGATGTATTTGTCAAGAAATACCAGCCAGATCGCTATGAACAGTGGCTGGCAGGGCGCGATGTGTCGCCCATTGACCACACGCGGCCCACCCCAGAGGCGAAGGAGTTCCTGGGGGATACCTATAATgacaacagtaacagtaactcCATGGAGAGCTGCGGGGAGGATGGAGAGCGGAAGGG AGCTACACAGAGGATTGAGACCAAGAGACACCGAGTGTGTCTGGAGGTGCCTGAGGAGGTTGTTCCCaaggatgaagatgaggaagatGTGGTGCAGTATGGGAAGCGTCCCAGGCTAAGTCTTTTGCCTCCACGTTTTACGTCACAAGATGGCAAGAGAAGTAAAG GCCCACCAAAGTTGGTTGTCACCCCAACCAAGCTCACTTTATTGGATCCGTTTCACAGAGGCCTGACCCAAAGTAACAGTGATGTAAGCCGTACCCCACATTATACCAAGACTCGCGCACCTGCGATCTCGTCTCAGTCCAAGCCCAGAAACGGACATCTATCGGTTTCAACGCTGCCTTCGTGGACAGAAGCCACCGCTCAGCCTGCCCGCAAAATGGGGGTAGCCAGCCTGCTCTTCCACAGGACTCTGAGTCCAAAAGACGCTCTTCAAGTGCACAGCTACACTCtagaaaagcagcagcagcagcagccccacacacagctgcaggTGCACAGCTATGCCAAAGAGCATCTACCCCGTCATCTCCAGCACAAAACCTGTACACCGTCACACACGCAGGTTCAGCCCTCGCCACAGCCCTCGCCACAGCCTTCGCCACAGCCCTCGCCACAGCCGGAATTAAAGATTATTCTTACCAGAGCGGCACCGATTGAATCGGAAGCGGAGAGCCTTGAAGAGCTGGACCAAAAGGAGGACAAACCTGAAATACCAACGCCTGTTGAGGATCAGGCTGAAGAGGAGAAGCCTGAAGTTGAGCCCACCAGCAAGTCTGCTGCCTCTCCGACTCAAACGCCACTCAGAGAGTTGAGTAAAACAGAGACGGAGGCCCCCAAGATCAACAAGCGAAag AGTAACCAAGCCCCACTTGTGGATAGTGGCATTGTCGTCCTGAATGACACCATTCCCGTCAGGAAACCAGTCCATGATGAGGTGAAGCCGATCGCTCAGAATCATTAC GTGTCAGAAGAGCAGTCGTACTGCAAGTCAGTTGTGAAGAAGCAACAGCAGCAGGCTCAGCTCTGTAAGCTGCCCCGTCATCACCCTCTAATCAGAGAGGCGAACAGTGACGACG ATGAGTTCATAGATGAGGAGTTTGAtcaagaggagaaggaggactgGGCAAAGCCGCTAGCCCAGCTGTGGCAGTGTCGGCCATATAACCCTCAGGCAGAGAGGAAGTACAACAAGAACATGGGCCAGCAGGCCCCCTACTGCTCCATCTGCCTGATCTTCCACACCTACCATCAG tCTGAGTCCAGTAGTGGGAGTGCCGACGTGATGTTGGTGAACCGTCCTGGGGGCCGCCAGTGGTCCAAGCCACTCATCCCTGAAATGTGTTTCAACACCCAGTCTAGCAAGACGAATGATAACGGGGAGGCACAGCTGTCTCACCCTCATATAGCGGAAGACGGGACCAGCCGGCTGGTCAGCTGTGCTCAGTGCTGCGTCCGCGTACATACCA GTTGCTACGGTGTGTCTGGGGATGAAGCAGAGCTAGACGACTGGCTGTGCGCCCGCTGTGACGCTGGGGCCATCACAGAG GACTGCTGTCTGTGCTCCTTGAGAGGCGGTGCTCTTCAGAGAGCCAACAATGACAA GTGGGTTCATGTGCTGTGTGCCATCACTGTGCTGGAAGCTCGCTTTGTCAACATCACTGAGCGAGGCCCCATTGACCTCTCTGCAATCCCACTGCCACGGTTCAAACTG AAGTGTTCATACTGCAGGAAACGGATGAAGAGGGAGGTGAATGGCTGCTGTGTCCAGTGCTCCCACGGGCGCTGCTCGACGGCGTTTCACCCCACCTGCGCTCAGGCAGCTGGTATGCTCATGCACCCGGATGACTGGCCGTTCATTGTCTTCATCACCTGCCACAGACACAAATCGCCCGTCATACCTGAG CGCAACAAGGCGTCCATGCGCGAGCTGGCAGTCAAGCAGAGGGTgatctgtaaaaacaaaaacggtCGTTACTACCACAGCGAGGTGGTGGAGCTGACCACGGCCACCTTCTACGAGGTTGTGTTCGACGACGGCTCCTACAGCGACAACCTCTTCCCAGAGGACATCGAG AACCGCGACTGCGTCCGGCTCGGTCCACCCACCAAAGGTGATGCTGTTAAAGTGCGATGGACAGATGGGTTGTTATACGGAGCCAAGTTCATGACGTCGCACTCCATCCCTATGTACCTG GTGGAGTTTGAGGATGGATCACAAATGACCGTAAAGCGAGAAGACATCTACGCTCTAGATGAGAATCTGCCCAAACGAGTCAAGTCACGAATG TCGGTGGCGTCAGACATGCGTTTCGAGCTCTTCTCGCAGGGCGACGTCAAAGAGAACACCAAAAGGCAACGGGTCATCAACTCTCGGTACAGAGAGGACTTCATCGAGCCCGTCATTTACCGAACCATCATGGAGTGA